The genome window TGCCCAAAGGCTATCATTACGTGGGCACCATCGTTATCGACGGCGTGGAATACCACCAGATCGAAGTGGACAACGCGCTCATCGCGGACGGCGGCGGTACGGTCACCTTGCCGATACCCTTTGAGACCACGGGCGACGCGGACGAAAAGGCCGGCAAGGACGAAACCTTCAACCTCGACGTCGGCGCCTATGCCGAGGACGATGCCACGGACGGCGAAATTGACCTCAGCAACAACACCGCCTATATCGTCACCCCTGAAGGTGACGGGGTTTCCGCCACCGTGGACGTGGTCAACTCGACCCTTTCCGTCAAAGTGGGCTGGGCTTCCGAAGGCAACAACGCCGCCAAGTTCAAGGGCGGCACGTACAACCCCGACTTCAACAAAATGGACGAAGGCGACGGCGTGGACAAAGACTCCACCGGCAAGGCAGGCGCGCCCATCAGCATCAGCCTGGAGCCGGGAACCTACGAGGGGTCGCCCGAATGCATCACGTCCGTGGAACTGACGTTTTCCGCGGGCCGGGGCGACCTGTGCATAGGCGGCACGCCCGTTTACAACGGCATGACGATTCCCGGCGCGAACAACGTCACCTACACGGTCTCCATTGCCGCGAACGGCGCGATAACCATTACGGTCAACGGCGGTCATGTGACCAGCCTGGACGATCTGGATCTGAGCTTCAAGCCCTCCGGCAAGGGTGACGCGCAGTATGACGACACCGATGTCAATATGTCCTTCAAGGTCAACGTGTCCAATGAAGAAGGCGCCAAGGCCGAATACAAGGGCGCGACGGAAATCGTCATCGACGCCGTGGCGGACAAGCCCATCGGCGGCAACGGCACCGCGGATTACGGCTTCCATGACGACGGCTCCGCCAGGGCCGCGGCCACTCCCGGCGACACGGTGGAATTGACCTTCAAGGTCAGGTTCCCGGATACGGACGGGTCCGAAGACCACCGCTTCTTCATCCGCGTGGACGGCAACAACGGTTCCGCCACGCACGAATACGGCGATCACATCATCGACGCCGCCCGCATCAAGGAACTCAACGCCTTGGGCGCGGGCCTGAACGCCAAGGGCGAATACCTGGAAATCCCCATTCCCCACCCGTCGCTGTTTGATGCGAACGGCAACTATACGGACCCGCAAACCGGCCTCACCATCCATTATGACGCGGCGACCGGCACCTACACCTATCCGGATCTGGACATAACCATCAAGGATAACGGCAACGGCAACTACACCGTGAGCGGCGTGGAAGTGGAACTGCCCGACACACAAACCCTGACGGACGGGGATAAGAGCAACGGCGAACTGGACGGCAATACCGGCGACACGAAAATGGACTTCGACTCCCTGGCCTGGGCCCATGAAAAGGGCGGGGAAAAGGGCAGTTCCGAAGCCAACAACGAACACGACACCGGCAACAACGACGCCTTCACCAAGGGCAAGGCCACGGTGGAGATCAATACCGTCGGCGCCGACACGAAAAACTTCGCCTTCGCGGGCGACGCCGGCTTTGAAAACGACCAGTGGCACAACAACCGCCCCGGCTCCGATCCGGCAAAAACCGATGCCGACGGCAACGACAACTCCACGGCGGGCGGCGTGCCCATCGCCCTGACCTGGAACTTCGCGGATACAAGCGAATACGTGACCGAAATCGTCATCACGGTTCCGCTTGACCGCTTCGGCAACCCCGTGGGCGAAATCCAGTACAAGCACGCGGACGGCACGGTTACCACCTACACGGCGGACGCGGACGGCAAGATCCGCATCCCCGTCGACGCCGAGGACGCCAAGAAGGGCTTTGACGAAGACGATCTGACCTTCATGCCCAAGGGGAACGAAAGCGGCAAGTTCGAACTGGATATCGACGCCATCGTCAAGGACCCGGATTCCGACGACACCAGGACCGTGGACGTGACCACGGACGAGCACAAGCTCGTCATCGCGATCGACGCCGTGGCCAACCGCTCCGGCGCGGTCACGGGCGAAGGCAGTTTTGAGAACGGCCTTGACGCGTTCGCGCCCAAGGACGGTGAACCGATTGCCCTGAAGCTGAAAACGACGTTTGACGACAACGACGGTTCCGAACGGCACTTCCTGCTACTGGAACAAATGCCCGGCTGGGCCGCCAAGCTCGGTACCGACCTGTACGACCTTGACGGCGACGGCACGAAAGAAATGTACTTCAAGATCCCCGTGCCCACCATGCCGCCCGAAGGCTCGGACGCCAACTACGCCGGGGACGCGCACCATCTTTCCACCGCGCAATGGCAGGCCCTGCTGGATAACGGCTCCATAACCGTACAGCGGGACGGCTACAGCGTAACCATCACCCTGGCGAAGGGCGCGGACGGCTCGTTTGATCCCTCCCAGCCCTGGACCGTGGAAGCCGTAGTCGACGTGACCCCCCCCCATCTTCCGGAGGGCGAGCAGTCTCTGCACACCGGCTCCTTGGCGCAGGAGGAAAGCATCGACCAGAGCACGGAAAACCGGGACGCGGAATTCAAGGATAACAACACGGCCATGCGGCAGGGCGAGTCTCTCACGTTCGACGTGAACTACACCGAGGGTATCCGGGTCGATACCAAGTTCCTGTACGAAAACAACGAGCAGTATGAAGGTCCCGCGTACAGGGATGCCGACGGGAACATCGTTCCCCGGTATGAACAGAGCGGCACGATCAGCGTGACGCCCTCCAGCGGTGACGACTCCTTTATTGGCAAGCTCGAAGTATCCATCCCTTCGGGGCACGGCACGCTGTATGTCGAAATCGACGGAGAGATGATCCAACTGCAACCGGGTGGCAGCCCCTATGATTACACGACCAAGGACGGCGTTTCGGGCAAACTGTTCGTCGACGACGACGGTACGAAACTCACGGTCCGGTTCGAGCCGGAAAATTCGAATGACCACTATAAGGGTATCGACCTGGAAGTGCATGTCGACGGCGATTACAGTGACAAGGATATCGACGTTACGGTCAAGGGCGACCTCGTCAACGAGCATTCCGGCCAACGTACCGATGGTGTCAGCGGCAAGGGCGAAGTTGTGGTTGACGCCGTGGCTCAGGCTCCGGACACGGTGGACAACGCGGTCGACCATACCACGAACGCGGATACGACCGACGGCGCGGGCGCCAAGGTAACCCTCACGACCACGTTCACGGACATGGACAACTCGGAAGGGCATTACTTCATCGTGGAGGTCAAGCCCGGCTTCTCCTACACCTTTACGGACGCGAGCGGCACGCACACCATCGACGTAACCTCCGACTGGCCCACGGTCATCGGTCCCGACGGGAAAACCTATTTCAAGATTCCCGCCGAAACGGATGCCAAGGGCAACGCCTCCCTTGACCTGGAAGTCAGGGTGGCCCCCGGCGGGGAAGAGGTCGTGCGGCAGAACGGCGAGGCGGACGACGCCACCTTCAAGTACGGCGCCATGAGCGTGGAGGAACATCTCTCCGACAGCGGCGAAATAACGTACGACAACAACATCGCCTTCAACGAAGGGAACGAATTCACCATCGACGTGGATCTCGACGGCGGCCCCGGCGGCGACCGCCCGGTCACCGTGGACCCGGCGTATGAAAACAACACGCCGGACGCCCACATCGGCAAAGACGCGGTGGGCGACGAACAGTACGCCAAGGTTCACCTGCCGGAAGACGCGGACACGGTCCTCCTGCACCCCGACCGCGGCCAGATGATGTGGAAGAACCCGGAAACCGGCGAGTACGAAGAGCTGCCGAAAGACGGTAGCGGCTGGTACATCGTGCACAAGGACCAGGTGAACGACGTCTACTTCAAGCTGCCCAAGGATTACGATGATACGGACGTCAAACTCGACTACAAGGTCGAGGGCGGCGAACACGGCGGCGATAAAGGCTCGTTCGATATCGTGGTGGACGCCGTGGCCCAGATGGGCTCGGTGGTCAACGACGATGACACCAAGCCGGAAGTGCATACCGACCCCGGCTACGCCAACGTCTACGGGGACGAGGTGACGATTACCGTGCCGCTTTCCGGTCTGCTGGACCCGCACGACACCACGGACTACTATGTGCTCGTCGAAGCCCAGCCCGGCTGGGAATGCCTGAACCCGGGCGCCCAATTGATCCTGATCGACGGCAAATCTTACTTCCGGGTGCCCTTTGGCCACGATCGCATCGACGCGGACGGCAACGCCAAGGTGGACATCACCCTCAAGACCCCGGCGGGGAACGTTGAAGAAGAACTCGGCGTCCGCGTCATGGCGCATGACAGAGCCTCGGACAACGGCGAAATGACCATGGACAATAACACCTCCATCAGCGAGGAAGTGACTGTCGATATCGTCAAGACGGTTGCCGAACTCTCCCTTTCGATGAGTGTCGGTACCGGCTACGAGGACAACCTCGACGGGTTCGCGGGCATCTCGGTTGCCGGCCTGACCGGCAACGACGAAGTCACGGAAATGCACTTCAGCGTGGACAGCGCCAAGGGTGTGTTCCTGTACGAGAACCAGCCTCTTGGCGACGGCACCTATACCCACGGCAACGTGACCATCACCGTCAGCACGGTTGACGGCAGGACCACGGTGAGCTTCACGCCCGCCGCCCCGGCAACGGGCCTGACCGCGGAAGACCTGGAGGCTATCAGCAACAAGTTCGGCTTCGGCACGGCGGAGGGCAACCACTCCAACGAGGACATCGATATCGACTGGAACTACACCGTGCGGGATACGGAATCCGGCGACACGGCCAATAGCGGCGACAAGACGAGAACGGTCATCATCGACGCCGTGGCCCACGCCCCGGAACTGACGGAATACGAAGTGGATTACGGTGCCGGTAAAAGCGCGGCGCTCCCCGGCGAGACGGTCACCATCAGGGCCGCGGTCGCGTTCACCTGCATCGAGGCGGAAACCAACTACGTGCTGGTGCAGTTCACCCCCGGCTGGGAAGTGACGGGCATCACCCTGACCGGGCCGGACGGCACCCAGATCCATTACAGCCCCGCGGAACTGGCCGCCATGGAAATATTCTACCCCAACGGCACGGGCGGCGGCGGCGCGTACTACAAGCTCCCGCTTGAAAAGGACGGCGTCACGATCGATCCGGGCGCGAGTGAAGGCGACAAGTACACCGTGAACGTGGATGTGGACGTCAAGGCGCCGGAATCCGGCATCACCGGCGACACCAGCGGCGAACTCGGCGTCGGCGGCGCGGCGGTAGACTCCTACGGCGACGGCGAAACCTCGCTCTCCAACAACGTGGATTCAGGCGTCGGCGGCGACGGCATCGACATCGGCGTCGTGGACACCACGGGCATCGACGCGCGCCAGGACGGCGACATCCCGGCCGAAGGCGCGGGCAACAGCATCGCCATCATCATCGAACCGGAAGGCGGCAATAACGACGTCATCGCCAAGCTCACGCTGACCAACCCGGATCCGGCATCCGGCGACTTCTGGTACGACGGGCAGAAACTGGCATACGACGCGAACGGCAAGGTGGTGCTGCCGCCGGAAGGCGCGCCCGAAGGCTGGACCTTCGATACCTCCAAGCTGGAATTCCGCCCGAGCGAAACCTTCGGCGGCACGCTGAACATCACCATCGACGCCACGGTGAAAGACGCCGGGTCCGGCGCGAGCAAGGACGGCTTTACGGGTACCTTCACCATCGAGGTAACGCCCGTGGCCACCCAGCCCACGGACCTGCAGGCCTCCTCGGAGTTCAGCGAGGACGGCGGCATCTGGTCGCTTACCTTGAGCGCCGCTTTCGCGGATGTCGACGGGTCGGAACAGCACTTCTTCCTCTTCACGATCCCCGACGGCATGCATCTCCTGGGCGACTACCCCGGCCTGACGCAGGTGACAGGGCCCGACGGGAATATGTACTGGCAGATCACGGTCGATTCCCATGACCCCAACCCGGAAGTGATGCTGTCCTTCACAGCGGATTCGACCTGGGACGGCACGAGTGGTGTGGACTTCCACGCCGGAGCCTCGGAAAACAACGAAACGGCCTGGGCGGACACCACGGGCGGCAACACAAGCTCCCCGGCGGACGACGGCGCCTTCACCTACCGCACGGAACATGTGGAAGGCACAGCGGACTTCTCTACCGTTGCAGAAAACCTGCACATCACCGGCGGGGACGGCGACGACACCATCACCGGCGGCCTCGGCAACGACGTGATCGATGCCGGGGACGGCAACGACGTCATCCACGCCAACGCCGGGGACAACATCATCATCGGCGGCGCCGGGAATGACGAGATGTTCGGCGGGGACGGCCAGGATACCTTCTTCTGGGATCTCAGCCATTTCGGCCAGGGTGAAGCGGCGCACGACGTGGTGCACGACTTCGAATACCAGAAGGATACGCTCCTCTTCAACGACGTGCTGGACGGCGTGGACTTCTCCTCCTTCGATGACATAATGGGGTTCATCAACAACGGCAACGGCTCCTTCGCGAACAGCCAGATGCAGCTGAATAGCGACTCCTTCAGCCTGACGGCGGATTTCTCCGAAAACGGCGTTTCGCTGAACATCAACTGCAACGGCGCGCAGCAGATCATCGACGTCAACTTCGGCGGCAGCGGCGGCGCGGATTACCAGATGCCCGCCGATGCGGAACAGGCGGCCGAGATACTGAAGTATCTCATCAGCCAGGGAACCATCTAACCTTCAACGGCGGGCCGGAAGCGTTCCGGCCCGCCATAAACCCGAAAAGCCACGCCG of uncultured delta proteobacterium contains these proteins:
- a CDS encoding hypothetical protein (Evidence 5 : No homology to any previously reported sequences); translation: MTTTPISTLSARPVNVLSVPAPKAGDALAVEMIPGSAVELPFNPGDATASRVGNDLVFEQEDSGSVSINNFFVVEDGGGLPSLILPGGEEVAAADALAGSGVELETAAGPGAAGNAPGSGSGEYADDPGSLVDGISRLGSLGTIYWDRATEVPEQYQNLEFPGGGIGLGAQSDLGGLIGIVGGVYEDGLPFQHLGDRETFVPAQLVFTFTPTGTTVVDGIHISGFPAGTVIILGDPHDPDSPRITISGPGQVLDFTEQDFANGVYLVPPKNSDADITITIDVDVHAESSGYSGTISGTTTIVVDAVADRPDLDEYGAAADSSTHVSDKTTSDQEYDHGFNKTESTVSTGENGGGATVTVTVQATFDDYLDGSERHFLLVQTHEHLSLNPDSLPKGYHYVGTIVIDGVEYHQIEVDNALIADGGGTVTLPIPFETTGDADEKAGKDETFNLDVGAYAEDDATDGEIDLSNNTAYIVTPEGDGVSATVDVVNSTLSVKVGWASEGNNAAKFKGGTYNPDFNKMDEGDGVDKDSTGKAGAPISISLEPGTYEGSPECITSVELTFSAGRGDLCIGGTPVYNGMTIPGANNVTYTVSIAANGAITITVNGGHVTSLDDLDLSFKPSGKGDAQYDDTDVNMSFKVNVSNEEGAKAEYKGATEIVIDAVADKPIGGNGTADYGFHDDGSARAAATPGDTVELTFKVRFPDTDGSEDHRFFIRVDGNNGSATHEYGDHIIDAARIKELNALGAGLNAKGEYLEIPIPHPSLFDANGNYTDPQTGLTIHYDAATGTYTYPDLDITIKDNGNGNYTVSGVEVELPDTQTLTDGDKSNGELDGNTGDTKMDFDSLAWAHEKGGEKGSSEANNEHDTGNNDAFTKGKATVEINTVGADTKNFAFAGDAGFENDQWHNNRPGSDPAKTDADGNDNSTAGGVPIALTWNFADTSEYVTEIVITVPLDRFGNPVGEIQYKHADGTVTTYTADADGKIRIPVDAEDAKKGFDEDDLTFMPKGNESGKFELDIDAIVKDPDSDDTRTVDVTTDEHKLVIAIDAVANRSGAVTGEGSFENGLDAFAPKDGEPIALKLKTTFDDNDGSERHFLLLEQMPGWAAKLGTDLYDLDGDGTKEMYFKIPVPTMPPEGSDANYAGDAHHLSTAQWQALLDNGSITVQRDGYSVTITLAKGADGSFDPSQPWTVEAVVDVTPPHLPEGEQSLHTGSLAQEESIDQSTENRDAEFKDNNTAMRQGESLTFDVNYTEGIRVDTKFLYENNEQYEGPAYRDADGNIVPRYEQSGTISVTPSSGDDSFIGKLEVSIPSGHGTLYVEIDGEMIQLQPGGSPYDYTTKDGVSGKLFVDDDGTKLTVRFEPENSNDHYKGIDLEVHVDGDYSDKDIDVTVKGDLVNEHSGQRTDGVSGKGEVVVDAVAQAPDTVDNAVDHTTNADTTDGAGAKVTLTTTFTDMDNSEGHYFIVEVKPGFSYTFTDASGTHTIDVTSDWPTVIGPDGKTYFKIPAETDAKGNASLDLEVRVAPGGEEVVRQNGEADDATFKYGAMSVEEHLSDSGEITYDNNIAFNEGNEFTIDVDLDGGPGGDRPVTVDPAYENNTPDAHIGKDAVGDEQYAKVHLPEDADTVLLHPDRGQMMWKNPETGEYEELPKDGSGWYIVHKDQVNDVYFKLPKDYDDTDVKLDYKVEGGEHGGDKGSFDIVVDAVAQMGSVVNDDDTKPEVHTDPGYANVYGDEVTITVPLSGLLDPHDTTDYYVLVEAQPGWECLNPGAQLILIDGKSYFRVPFGHDRIDADGNAKVDITLKTPAGNVEEELGVRVMAHDRASDNGEMTMDNNTSISEEVTVDIVKTVAELSLSMSVGTGYEDNLDGFAGISVAGLTGNDEVTEMHFSVDSAKGVFLYENQPLGDGTYTHGNVTITVSTVDGRTTVSFTPAAPATGLTAEDLEAISNKFGFGTAEGNHSNEDIDIDWNYTVRDTESGDTANSGDKTRTVIIDAVAHAPELTEYEVDYGAGKSAALPGETVTIRAAVAFTCIEAETNYVLVQFTPGWEVTGITLTGPDGTQIHYSPAELAAMEIFYPNGTGGGGAYYKLPLEKDGVTIDPGASEGDKYTVNVDVDVKAPESGITGDTSGELGVGGAAVDSYGDGETSLSNNVDSGVGGDGIDIGVVDTTGIDARQDGDIPAEGAGNSIAIIIEPEGGNNDVIAKLTLTNPDPASGDFWYDGQKLAYDANGKVVLPPEGAPEGWTFDTSKLEFRPSETFGGTLNITIDATVKDAGSGASKDGFTGTFTIEVTPVATQPTDLQASSEFSEDGGIWSLTLSAAFADVDGSEQHFFLFTIPDGMHLLGDYPGLTQVTGPDGNMYWQITVDSHDPNPEVMLSFTADSTWDGTSGVDFHAGASENNETAWADTTGGNTSSPADDGAFTYRTEHVEGTADFSTVAENLHITGGDGDDTITGGLGNDVIDAGDGNDVIHANAGDNIIIGGAGNDEMFGGDGQDTFFWDLSHFGQGEAAHDVVHDFEYQKDTLLFNDVLDGVDFSSFDDIMGFINNGNGSFANSQMQLNSDSFSLTADFSENGVSLNINCNGAQQIIDVNFGGSGGADYQMPADAEQAAEILKYLISQGTI